Proteins encoded by one window of Brevibacterium atlanticum:
- a CDS encoding VOC family protein: protein MSEYPELLHTVIDTTDPRGLAEFYRNLLGYDYRPGDEPQNTSEPDDRDWLVLTDAGGNQKLAFQLVDRLDRTTWPSPDVPMQLHLDFTVPDVRALEHQRRRAEELGAELLADRTDDPDEPLYVFADPAGHPFCLFVA from the coding sequence GTGTCCGAATATCCCGAACTGCTGCACACCGTCATCGATACGACTGACCCGCGGGGGCTCGCGGAGTTCTACCGGAACCTGCTCGGCTACGACTACCGCCCCGGAGATGAACCGCAGAATACGAGCGAGCCCGACGACCGAGACTGGTTGGTCCTCACCGACGCGGGAGGGAACCAAAAGCTTGCCTTCCAACTGGTGGATCGGCTCGACCGCACCACCTGGCCGAGTCCCGATGTGCCGATGCAGCTCCACCTCGACTTCACCGTGCCTGACGTGCGAGCACTTGAACACCAGCGCCGACGTGCGGAGGAGCTCGGCGCCGAACTGCTCGCCGATCGCACCGATGACCCGGACGAACCACTGTACGTCTTCGCCGATCCGGCAGGACACCCGTTCTGCCTCTTCGTCGCATGA
- a CDS encoding biopolymer transporter Tol, with the protein MSEDEYTEDDKWLVVKGRRWRRTDPALEPSVIEELKSHLGAARNAVRQAQKRGDENDLAEARRQVNVAKHGLGERGEYWWEMTVEDRRRRAEAALNELR; encoded by the coding sequence ATGAGCGAGGACGAGTACACCGAGGATGACAAGTGGCTGGTCGTCAAAGGACGCCGGTGGCGTCGGACCGATCCGGCACTGGAACCGAGCGTCATCGAGGAACTCAAGAGTCACCTCGGTGCCGCGAGGAATGCCGTCAGACAAGCGCAGAAGCGAGGCGATGAGAACGATCTCGCGGAGGCGAGGCGGCAGGTGAATGTCGCGAAGCACGGTCTCGGCGAGCGCGGCGAATATTGGTGGGAGATGACGGTCGAAGACCGCCGGCGGCGCGCGGAGGCGGCCCTGAACGAACTGCGGTGA
- a CDS encoding SRPBCC family protein, which translates to MSDTSISASRTIDAPAEDIFHVLSNPERHAEIDGSGMVQSDDKTDRITETDQVFTMNMHWDKMGGDYKTDNYVNGYQENKLLAWKTAPAGEEPPGWEWVWELTSQGHDSTEVSVTYDWSAVTDKDVLKQVSFPAVSEEDLESSLGNLAVAVSGV; encoded by the coding sequence ATGAGTGACACGAGTATCAGCGCTTCCCGGACGATCGATGCCCCTGCGGAGGACATCTTTCATGTCCTCTCCAATCCCGAGCGCCATGCGGAGATCGACGGCTCGGGGATGGTCCAGTCGGATGACAAGACCGATCGCATCACCGAGACCGACCAAGTATTCACGATGAACATGCACTGGGACAAGATGGGCGGCGACTACAAGACCGACAACTACGTCAACGGCTATCAGGAGAACAAGCTTCTCGCCTGGAAGACGGCTCCTGCCGGTGAAGAGCCCCCGGGCTGGGAGTGGGTCTGGGAGCTCACTTCACAGGGGCATGACTCGACCGAGGTCTCCGTGACCTACGACTGGAGCGCGGTCACCGACAAGGACGTGCTCAAGCAGGTCAGCTTCCCCGCCGTCAGCGAAGAGGACCTCGAGTCGTCCCTGGGCAACTTGGCAGTAGCGGTGTCCGGGGTCTGA
- a CDS encoding ArgE/DapE family deacylase, with product MNREVAHAITDGVDKAFDRQLEFTGALIRCPSVRGSEAAIQDRMEQEFADRGLEIDRWRIDEEDIEDHVGFGPMTVPYDEDFNIVGSYRPATSQGRSLILQGHVDVVPTGPLENWTTPPFEPRVEGGWLYGRGAGDMKAGLAANLFAFDAITAAGFAPAATIHFQSVVEEESTGNGALSALLRGYTGDAVLIPEPEENALVRTNVGVIWFTVRVEGKPSHVREMSQGFNAFDATNAVIADLRTLEADWNAQKDRYPGFEDVDHPINFNVGEISGGDWPSSVPSWCEISVRAAIYPGIDPEQAWEEIQEHVRHASIDRRGQDSRLPRLERTGFFAAGYRLEEGGEAEAVLGSVHQNVFGQPLHSFTTPGYLDGRVYTNYGSMTTLTYGPRSLDIHAFDERVHIESVRNITKSIALFIAEWCGLEPLK from the coding sequence ATGAATCGAGAAGTCGCCCACGCGATCACGGACGGCGTCGACAAAGCGTTCGACCGTCAGCTTGAGTTCACCGGTGCTCTGATCCGCTGTCCCTCTGTCCGAGGCAGTGAGGCGGCGATCCAGGACCGCATGGAGCAGGAATTCGCCGACAGAGGATTGGAGATCGACCGCTGGCGCATCGACGAAGAGGACATCGAGGATCATGTGGGCTTCGGACCGATGACCGTGCCCTATGACGAAGACTTCAACATCGTCGGCAGCTATCGGCCGGCAACTTCACAGGGCCGATCCCTGATTCTGCAAGGTCACGTGGATGTCGTGCCGACCGGGCCCCTGGAGAATTGGACCACCCCGCCCTTCGAGCCTCGAGTCGAGGGCGGTTGGCTCTACGGACGCGGTGCCGGGGACATGAAAGCCGGTCTCGCTGCCAACCTCTTCGCCTTCGACGCGATCACTGCTGCCGGCTTCGCTCCTGCAGCCACCATCCACTTCCAGTCCGTGGTGGAGGAGGAAAGCACCGGCAACGGTGCGCTGTCAGCACTTCTGCGCGGGTATACCGGCGACGCTGTGCTCATTCCGGAACCAGAAGAGAACGCTCTGGTGCGCACCAATGTCGGAGTCATCTGGTTCACCGTTCGCGTCGAGGGGAAACCGAGCCATGTCCGGGAGATGAGCCAGGGCTTCAACGCCTTCGACGCGACCAATGCAGTGATCGCCGACCTGCGCACACTCGAGGCGGATTGGAATGCTCAGAAGGACCGGTATCCGGGCTTCGAGGATGTCGATCATCCCATCAACTTCAATGTCGGAGAGATCTCGGGTGGAGACTGGCCCTCCAGCGTCCCGTCATGGTGCGAGATCTCCGTGCGTGCCGCCATCTATCCGGGGATCGACCCGGAACAGGCGTGGGAAGAGATCCAGGAGCACGTCCGGCACGCGAGCATCGACCGGCGTGGTCAGGATAGCCGCCTGCCACGCCTGGAACGAACCGGCTTCTTCGCCGCAGGATATCGGCTCGAGGAAGGTGGAGAAGCAGAGGCCGTCCTCGGCTCGGTCCACCAGAATGTGTTCGGCCAGCCCCTGCATTCGTTCACCACGCCGGGTTACCTCGACGGTCGGGTCTACACGAATTACGGGTCGATGACGACTCTGACCTATGGGCCCAGGTCCCTCGATATCCACGCCTTCGACGAGCGGGTCCACATCGAGTCCGTCCGCAACATCACGAAGTCCATAGCGCTCTTCATCGCCGAGTGGTGCGGGCTGGAACCACTGAAATAG
- a CDS encoding haloacid dehalogenase type II has protein sequence MTARFDGVEALVFDMFGTVVDWRNSVAAEVAVHLRDHVPDLDAHDFADRWRAQYQPSMERVRSGGREFVRLDVLHRENLETVLAEVGVDPASVPTEVLDEANLAWHRLDPWPDAVAGLARLKERFIIAPLSNANVRLALDVAKRAGLPWDAILGAEVAGAYKPEPAAYLRTAEVLGLEPDRVCMVAAHNGDLAAAAELGLRTAFVRRPTEYGPEQTADLEPTGDWDVIAEDFEDLADKIG, from the coding sequence ATGACAGCACGATTCGACGGGGTCGAGGCCTTGGTCTTCGATATGTTCGGCACGGTCGTCGACTGGAGGAACAGTGTCGCCGCCGAGGTGGCCGTGCATTTGCGCGATCACGTTCCCGATCTCGATGCGCATGACTTCGCCGATCGTTGGCGAGCGCAGTACCAACCGTCGATGGAGCGGGTACGCAGCGGCGGCCGTGAGTTCGTCCGCCTCGATGTGCTCCATCGGGAGAACCTCGAGACTGTGCTCGCCGAGGTGGGGGTCGATCCGGCGTCGGTCCCGACCGAAGTGCTCGACGAGGCGAATCTCGCTTGGCATCGCCTCGATCCGTGGCCGGACGCGGTCGCCGGGCTGGCCCGGTTGAAGGAGCGGTTCATCATCGCGCCGCTGTCGAATGCGAATGTCCGTTTGGCTCTCGACGTGGCCAAACGCGCGGGGCTTCCGTGGGATGCGATCCTCGGCGCCGAGGTGGCTGGTGCCTACAAACCCGAACCTGCCGCATACCTGCGCACTGCCGAGGTCCTCGGCCTCGAACCCGACCGGGTCTGCATGGTCGCCGCGCACAACGGAGATCTTGCCGCCGCTGCCGAACTCGGCCTGCGCACCGCGTTCGTCCGTCGGCCTACCGAGTACGGCCCTGAGCAGACGGCTGACCTCGAACCGACAGGTGACTGGGATGTCATCGCCGAGGACTTCGAGGACCTGGCCGACAAGATCGGCTGA
- a CDS encoding MerR family transcriptional regulator, with amino-acid sequence MGWSTSELARLTGTTVNTIRHYHKLGLLTEPERMSNGYKQYGASHLLRLHQLRRMRELGIPLADIGSVDDDHEQQQLALKQLERDLGEQIAVLEKARTEVTQLLEHGAPIDTASSFIDIAARMSHADRSLMNVYSSLYDESAMVEMRSIMSDTTPYDQEVDELPEDADEATRARLAEQIAPSMKRSLESKPWLLAPTARMKGDVKMGQAAIIGMIGELYNEAQIDVIQRAFISVFPTLDIPEADRERFNAHIQQLIREEDEN; translated from the coding sequence GTGGGATGGAGCACGAGTGAGCTGGCGCGCCTGACCGGCACGACCGTCAACACCATTCGGCATTACCACAAGCTCGGCCTGCTCACCGAGCCCGAACGGATGAGCAACGGCTACAAACAGTACGGGGCCTCCCACCTGCTCCGACTCCACCAGCTTCGGCGGATGCGTGAGCTGGGGATTCCGCTGGCCGACATCGGCTCGGTCGATGATGACCACGAACAGCAGCAGCTCGCGCTCAAACAGCTCGAACGCGACCTCGGCGAGCAGATCGCCGTGCTGGAGAAGGCCCGGACCGAGGTGACCCAACTCCTCGAACACGGCGCACCGATCGATACGGCGTCGAGTTTCATCGACATCGCCGCGCGGATGTCGCACGCCGACCGCAGCCTGATGAACGTCTACTCGAGCCTCTACGATGAATCGGCGATGGTGGAGATGCGGTCGATCATGTCCGACACCACCCCATATGACCAGGAGGTCGACGAACTCCCCGAGGATGCCGACGAGGCCACGCGTGCGCGCCTGGCCGAGCAGATCGCCCCCAGTATGAAGCGCAGCCTCGAATCCAAGCCCTGGCTGCTCGCACCGACGGCGCGGATGAAAGGCGACGTGAAGATGGGGCAGGCCGCCATCATCGGCATGATCGGCGAGCTCTACAACGAGGCCCAGATCGACGTCATCCAACGCGCCTTCATCTCAGTCTTCCCGACCCTCGACATTCCCGAGGCCGACCGCGAGCGGTTCAACGCACACATCCAGCAGCTGATCCGCGAAGAGGACGAGAACTGA
- a CDS encoding small multidrug efflux protein: MNPVIDFFQGLAAHVPDLLQPFIIAAAGAVPFIEGEISSIIGVWAGMNPIVAGIAGAIGNFICVTVIVLLGARARRAVVTRKAEKRELAAVGAGVGAGTGAETLPADGAEGDTIADDSLGEGGATGEERKPESKGRIKFKRFLTRFGVPGASLLGPLAIPTQITSTILVGAGVKTSWILLWQGIAIIAWTTLTTLIATGALTLLAG, from the coding sequence ATGAACCCCGTCATCGACTTCTTCCAGGGGCTCGCCGCCCACGTTCCCGATCTGCTCCAGCCCTTCATCATCGCCGCCGCCGGAGCCGTTCCCTTCATCGAAGGGGAGATCTCCTCGATCATCGGAGTCTGGGCCGGAATGAACCCGATCGTCGCCGGAATCGCCGGCGCCATCGGCAACTTCATCTGCGTCACTGTCATCGTTCTCCTCGGCGCCCGAGCACGCCGCGCCGTCGTCACCCGCAAGGCCGAGAAGCGTGAACTCGCAGCCGTCGGTGCTGGTGTCGGCGCCGGGACGGGTGCTGAGACCCTGCCGGCCGATGGCGCCGAGGGTGACACGATTGCTGACGACAGCCTCGGCGAGGGCGGCGCGACTGGTGAGGAGCGCAAGCCCGAATCGAAAGGCCGGATCAAGTTCAAGCGCTTCCTCACTCGGTTCGGCGTTCCTGGAGCGAGCCTGCTCGGACCGCTCGCGATCCCCACCCAGATCACCTCGACGATCCTCGTCGGTGCGGGAGTGAAGACCTCGTGGATTCTGCTCTGGCAGGGCATCGCGATCATCGCCTGGACGACCCTGACCACACTCATCGCCACCGGCGCGCTCACCCTGCTCGCCGGCTGA
- a CDS encoding homing endonuclease associated repeat-containing protein, whose translation MSDSGKAHTSSPAVLGALLFITARSLDSTDVPGTPASADPAQLSPADREILAEVELALAAQSEDSDSADERAHSASTAGSASTVGSASTVTSTLAEVAAAIAYVRGRAEIPSLTASRYDVLRKTVLGGLGAASIKGATVWPPTSQTAVQRFGSWNDALKAAGLATNKIGRAKGQLRFDAAAYDKAIGEFLADCEARGLATTYKSYTDYAAEHKGDVPSAAAVRKFYGSWNSALAAVG comes from the coding sequence ATGTCTGATTCCGGGAAAGCTCACACGTCGTCGCCGGCCGTGCTCGGCGCGCTGCTGTTCATCACCGCGCGCAGCCTCGATTCCACCGACGTCCCCGGCACGCCTGCGAGCGCCGATCCCGCCCAGCTGAGCCCGGCCGACCGGGAGATCCTCGCCGAGGTGGAGCTCGCCCTGGCCGCCCAATCCGAGGATTCCGACAGCGCCGACGAGCGCGCGCATTCCGCGTCGACCGCGGGTTCTGCGTCGACGGTCGGTTCTGCGTCGACCGTGACCTCCACCCTCGCCGAGGTGGCCGCCGCCATCGCGTACGTTCGTGGCCGTGCGGAGATTCCGAGCCTCACCGCCAGCCGCTACGATGTCTTGCGCAAGACGGTGCTCGGCGGACTCGGAGCGGCCTCGATCAAAGGCGCCACCGTGTGGCCGCCGACCAGCCAGACCGCGGTGCAGCGATTCGGATCCTGGAACGACGCGCTCAAGGCCGCGGGCCTGGCGACGAACAAGATCGGACGAGCCAAGGGACAGCTGCGCTTCGATGCGGCCGCCTACGACAAAGCGATCGGCGAATTCCTCGCCGACTGCGAAGCCCGGGGGCTCGCAACCACCTACAAGTCCTACACCGACTACGCCGCCGAACATAAGGGCGACGTGCCCTCGGCCGCGGCGGTCCGGAAGTTCTACGGCAGCTGGAACTCAGCCCTCGCCGCCGTCGGGTGA
- a CDS encoding ATP-binding cassette domain-containing protein — MSAPGHPRQGSPHPHSAVKAPLHPGIKDATPRWMLWTSVVIAWASAAATALAFVRVGGLLDGEPLILGTGIAIVLLIVVAVACAWGGVVFSDWASSTTERRLRALVISRVFDLGAVTVNRRSSSLISLATDAVDRTAHYRAGFLGPIVGALTTPLLVLGIMALTTSAEIAGWVALLVLLVPVFIGGFRRIIRPVGAAYRRSRGQLTSSFLGAITALEDIVYARAGRRIGDDLARRGEAHRRNLMRLLAGNQLLILVVDAAFSLTVIVAAAALTTARVADGSLSLGDGMSILLMTTLVIGPVDIVGQFFYIGVSGRAAQQRISGHLGEGICHPVEGGVSTEERGAAASHARATANLGDSRHNPTGTDAGHSTEPPPPALELCSVTAGWPGAEPVFESLDLRIERGERVAIVGPSGVGKSTLSALIQAHLTPQKGQVIVDGIPTTSDSGTTDTPTQAAVRSCLGVVEQRTFLFMGTIADNLRLALPADKQSVLPTDRQAADDSLLWEALDFAGLRADVEAMPDGLATEVGDHGRLLSGGQAQRLAIARAWLRDAPILLFDEPTSQVDLAGEAAILAALNRLGTDRTVIMIAHRPEAILAADRVIDFGELRARSSSGAGTSSDAQSSSSAQSTSRAPVRGEAQ, encoded by the coding sequence ATGAGCGCGCCCGGGCATCCGCGGCAGGGTTCGCCCCATCCGCATTCGGCTGTGAAGGCTCCCCTCCACCCGGGCATCAAGGACGCGACTCCTCGCTGGATGCTCTGGACCTCCGTGGTCATCGCATGGGCCTCGGCCGCCGCTACCGCCCTCGCCTTCGTCCGAGTCGGTGGACTCCTCGACGGCGAACCTCTGATTCTCGGGACAGGCATCGCAATTGTCCTGCTCATCGTTGTCGCCGTCGCCTGCGCCTGGGGCGGGGTCGTCTTCTCCGACTGGGCATCTTCGACGACCGAACGACGGCTGCGCGCCCTCGTCATCAGCCGAGTCTTCGACCTCGGCGCCGTGACTGTGAACCGACGTTCGAGCAGCCTCATCTCCCTGGCCACCGACGCCGTCGATCGCACCGCGCACTACCGTGCCGGGTTCCTCGGCCCCATCGTCGGGGCGCTGACGACACCGCTGCTCGTCCTGGGCATCATGGCCCTGACCACGAGCGCCGAGATCGCCGGCTGGGTCGCCCTCCTCGTCCTCCTGGTGCCCGTGTTCATCGGCGGTTTCCGACGGATCATCCGCCCCGTCGGCGCCGCCTACCGGCGTTCCCGCGGCCAGCTGACCAGCAGCTTCCTCGGCGCCATCACCGCGCTCGAAGACATCGTCTATGCCCGGGCCGGACGACGAATCGGTGACGACCTCGCCCGCCGAGGTGAAGCCCACCGACGCAACCTCATGCGTCTCCTCGCCGGCAACCAGCTCCTCATCCTCGTCGTCGACGCCGCGTTCTCCCTGACCGTCATCGTCGCGGCGGCCGCCCTGACGACCGCACGGGTCGCCGACGGGTCGCTCAGCCTCGGCGATGGAATGAGCATCCTGCTCATGACGACGCTGGTCATCGGACCCGTCGACATCGTCGGGCAGTTCTTCTACATCGGCGTCTCCGGCCGGGCCGCACAACAGCGGATCAGCGGTCACCTCGGCGAGGGTATTTGTCACCCAGTCGAAGGTGGCGTGAGTACCGAGGAGAGGGGCGCCGCGGCCAGTCACGCGAGAGCTACGGCCAACCTCGGTGATAGTCGCCACAACCCCACTGGGACCGATGCCGGCCATAGTACCGAACCACCTCCGCCCGCGCTGGAGCTGTGTTCGGTCACGGCCGGTTGGCCGGGTGCCGAACCGGTGTTCGAGAGCCTCGATCTGCGCATCGAGCGTGGGGAACGAGTCGCGATCGTCGGGCCGAGCGGGGTCGGCAAATCTACGCTCTCGGCGCTCATCCAAGCCCACTTGACGCCGCAGAAGGGACAGGTCATCGTCGACGGAATCCCGACGACGAGCGACTCCGGCACCACCGACACCCCCACCCAAGCAGCTGTGCGCTCCTGCCTCGGCGTCGTCGAGCAGCGGACCTTCCTGTTCATGGGAACGATCGCGGACAACCTCCGCCTCGCACTCCCGGCGGACAAACAGTCAGTACTCCCGACCGACAGGCAGGCAGCCGATGACTCCCTGCTGTGGGAGGCTCTCGACTTCGCGGGACTGCGCGCCGACGTCGAAGCGATGCCCGACGGGCTGGCCACCGAAGTCGGCGATCACGGACGGCTGCTCTCCGGCGGACAGGCACAGAGGTTGGCGATCGCTCGGGCGTGGCTGCGGGATGCCCCGATCCTCCTCTTCGATGAACCCACCTCGCAGGTCGACCTCGCCGGTGAGGCCGCGATCCTCGCCGCGCTGAACCGCCTCGGCACCGACCGGACCGTCATCATGATCGCCCACCGTCCCGAGGCCATCCTCGCCGCGGACAGGGTCATCGACTTCGGCGAACTCCGGGCGCGCTCCTCCTCCGGAGCAGGGACTTCCAGCGACGCACAGTCCTCAAGCAGCGCACAGTCCACAAGCCGTGCACCCGTTCGAGGAGAAGCCCAGTGA
- a CDS encoding ABC transporter ATP-binding protein: MTRVRLAARLLDAAGNLYPSLIASTVCRILNQLLGIALLVIAAEAIASTTGIGVARGGQTHLGGLITALVVIALVKAGLRYLEHYLGHRVAFTALQRLRELFFTRLVPQAPAATTGRAGAELTERASGDIDRIEVFFAHTFPPAVSAVIVPAAALTWLGLTVDGMLALTLAVIVVLMLAAPVLTSRSTWRASADVAGARGDLAGHIGDDVHGIREVLTFGAQGRRLEKLDDDGRALSKNRSSVARIQAGRSALLVALQLIGLVAVVVVGTTGGDIASGAAPAAGDAPAAVVASSAALATATALAVFAGLWVPVRGIENFSTGLDAALAAAARVWEIIDAAPTVPDKGRAHPPTEPTDITVDTVTLRYPGRESPALAEVAARFRAKAWSAVVGVSGSGKSTLATLLVRGRDPESGVVRLGEVDVTDLPLDVLRERIAFVTQHPTLLSGSLADNLRLAAPEAEDELIDGALAIVALDDWAAGLPDGLATRMQGRGLTVSGGQLQRLAIARALAGEPEVLVLDEALSQLDATTASTVRQRLAERRPELTVIEITHRADLLPDDTEVIVMDSGRVVEHGPAGVLRQADGPFTRVEARNAPGR; encoded by the coding sequence GTGACCCGGGTTCGCCTTGCCGCGCGCCTCCTCGACGCCGCCGGCAACCTCTACCCCTCGCTCATCGCTTCGACGGTCTGCCGCATCCTCAACCAGCTGCTCGGCATCGCGCTCCTCGTCATCGCCGCCGAGGCGATCGCCTCCACAACCGGCATCGGCGTCGCACGGGGAGGGCAGACCCACCTCGGCGGTCTCATCACTGCCCTCGTCGTCATCGCCTTGGTCAAGGCGGGGCTGCGCTACCTCGAGCACTACCTCGGCCACCGTGTCGCCTTCACTGCGCTGCAGCGGCTGCGGGAGCTCTTCTTCACCCGCCTCGTGCCGCAGGCGCCCGCTGCAACCACCGGACGAGCCGGTGCCGAGCTCACCGAACGTGCCTCCGGCGATATCGACCGGATCGAGGTGTTCTTCGCCCACACCTTCCCGCCTGCCGTCAGCGCCGTCATCGTTCCCGCGGCCGCGCTGACATGGTTGGGGCTCACCGTCGACGGGATGCTTGCGCTCACCCTCGCCGTCATCGTCGTCCTCATGCTCGCAGCCCCCGTACTTACCAGCCGGTCGACGTGGCGGGCCTCGGCCGATGTTGCAGGTGCGCGCGGCGATCTCGCCGGGCATATCGGCGATGACGTCCACGGCATCCGCGAGGTCCTCACTTTCGGTGCACAGGGTCGCCGACTTGAGAAGCTCGACGACGACGGCCGAGCGCTGAGTAAGAACCGGTCGTCGGTCGCCCGCATCCAGGCAGGACGGTCCGCACTCCTCGTCGCACTCCAGCTCATCGGGCTCGTCGCCGTCGTCGTGGTTGGGACGACCGGTGGAGATATCGCGAGCGGTGCTGCCCCGGCTGCTGGTGATGCTCCCGCCGCTGTCGTTGCTTCAAGCGCTGCGCTCGCGACGGCGACCGCGCTCGCCGTGTTCGCCGGACTGTGGGTGCCGGTGCGCGGCATTGAGAACTTCTCCACCGGCCTCGACGCCGCCCTCGCCGCGGCCGCCCGCGTGTGGGAGATCATCGACGCCGCCCCCACAGTCCCCGACAAGGGGAGGGCCCACCCGCCGACAGAACCGACCGACATCACCGTCGATACCGTGACCTTGCGCTATCCCGGGCGTGAGTCGCCCGCCCTCGCCGAGGTGGCCGCCCGGTTCCGGGCGAAGGCATGGAGTGCCGTGGTCGGGGTGTCCGGATCGGGGAAATCGACACTCGCAACGCTGCTCGTCCGCGGTCGGGACCCCGAATCCGGAGTGGTCCGCCTCGGCGAGGTCGACGTCACGGACCTGCCGCTCGACGTGCTGCGTGAACGCATCGCCTTCGTCACCCAGCACCCGACGCTGCTGTCGGGCAGTCTGGCCGACAACCTGCGTCTGGCCGCCCCGGAAGCGGAGGACGAACTCATCGATGGGGCGCTGGCGATCGTCGCCCTCGACGACTGGGCGGCTGGTCTTCCGGATGGACTGGCGACGCGGATGCAGGGGCGCGGACTCACCGTCTCGGGAGGTCAGCTGCAGCGGCTGGCGATCGCCCGTGCCCTCGCCGGCGAGCCCGAGGTGCTCGTGCTCGACGAGGCGCTCAGCCAACTCGACGCGACGACGGCGAGCACTGTTCGGCAGCGTCTGGCCGAGCGCCGTCCCGAACTCACCGTCATCGAGATCACCCACCGAGCCGACCTGCTGCCCGACGACACCGAGGTGATCGTCATGGACTCCGGCCGCGTCGTCGAACATGGGCCAGCGGGTGTGCTGCGCCAAGCGGACGGCCCCTTCACCCGCGTCGAGGCAAGGAACGCGCCCGGCCGCTGA
- a CDS encoding pyridoxal phosphate-dependent aminotransferase, whose amino-acid sequence MTNTHPRISPMATTYPASSIRKMFNLALDYPDAVKLTVGEPDFTTPEHIKAAGIRGIEHDNTRYVANAGIPELRAAIARKYSGRWNRGVGPENVMVSFGAMEALTFALDVTVSPGDEVIIPDPSFPNYLGQVHRLGATAVSVPVTEDNDFKLRAEDVRAAITDRTAAVVLNSPSNPLGSVMDRADLEQIADLAEEHGFTVISDEVYDEMVFDDAVFTSIAEVRPGFDRYLAIGSFSKTYAMTGWRCGFVIGAHDFIAPMALLQEGLTSSLPGFIQEAAVAAIDGPQDVVESMVASYAERRELMVERINAIDGLSLLRPAATFYAWVNVKDWGLNSWDLATQLLEKHNLATIPGSAFGPAGEGYLRLTFAVSPETINTACDRLEAFAASR is encoded by the coding sequence ATGACGAACACGCACCCCCGCATCTCCCCCATGGCCACCACCTACCCGGCGTCGAGCATCCGCAAGATGTTCAACCTCGCGCTCGACTATCCCGACGCCGTGAAGCTCACCGTCGGCGAACCCGATTTCACCACCCCGGAGCACATCAAGGCCGCCGGCATCCGCGGAATCGAGCACGACAACACGCGTTACGTCGCCAATGCCGGGATCCCCGAACTGCGCGCCGCCATCGCCCGGAAGTACTCCGGTCGGTGGAATCGCGGTGTCGGCCCCGAGAACGTCATGGTCTCCTTCGGTGCGATGGAAGCCCTGACCTTCGCCCTCGACGTCACCGTCTCCCCCGGTGACGAGGTCATCATCCCCGATCCCAGCTTCCCGAACTACCTAGGCCAGGTCCACCGCCTCGGCGCGACGGCGGTGTCCGTTCCCGTCACAGAGGACAACGACTTCAAACTCCGCGCCGAGGACGTCCGGGCCGCAATCACCGACCGCACCGCCGCGGTGGTCCTCAACAGCCCGTCGAACCCGCTCGGCTCGGTCATGGATCGGGCCGACCTCGAGCAGATCGCCGACCTCGCCGAGGAGCACGGGTTCACCGTGATCTCCGACGAGGTCTATGACGAGATGGTCTTCGACGATGCCGTCTTCACCTCCATCGCCGAGGTGCGCCCCGGCTTCGACCGCTACCTCGCGATCGGCAGCTTCTCGAAGACGTATGCGATGACCGGCTGGCGCTGCGGGTTCGTCATCGGCGCGCACGACTTCATCGCCCCGATGGCACTCCTCCAGGAAGGGCTGACCTCGAGCCTGCCGGGCTTCATCCAGGAGGCTGCGGTGGCCGCGATCGACGGACCGCAGGATGTCGTCGAGTCGATGGTCGCCTCCTACGCCGAGCGCCGGGAGCTCATGGTCGAGCGCATCAACGCCATCGACGGGCTGAGCCTGCTCCGGCCGGCCGCGACCTTCTACGCTTGGGTCAATGTCAAGGACTGGGGACTGAACTCGTGGGATCTGGCAACTCAGCTGCTCGAGAAGCACAACCTCGCGACGATTCCCGGTTCGGCCTTCGGCCCGGCCGGCGAGGGGTATCTGCGGCTGACGTTCGCTGTCTCCCCCGAGACGATCAACACCGCGTGCGACCGGCTGGAGGCCTTCGCCGCGAGCCGGTGA